The Anolis carolinensis isolate JA03-04 chromosome 1, rAnoCar3.1.pri, whole genome shotgun sequence genome window below encodes:
- the LOC100560417 gene encoding alpha-1-antitrypsin: MKSIINLSLLLTSLQVCCHHLPGHDGHQDDHEDNNPREHQYTLSREQQGQKSPVYHKIIPSNADFAFRFYRNIVSDPDGKNIFFSPLSISTAFSLLALGAKSETHDEIFKGLAFDLLEIEEKEIHEGFHQLLYVLNQPNNKAQVNLGNGLFIEPSQKFLPAFLDDAKNLYGADGFSTNFSNPSVAKKQIDYYVQNKTNGKISSALNELDPNAVMVLVNYIFFKAYWENPFDTQSIKERDFFVDANTTVKVKMMHRKGYYKFIHDEDLFSWVVELPYKGDATAFFILPDEGKLEHVEGALAKENLSKWTQSFRHENIGLVIPKFSVSATYDVKDLMERMGVTAVFNDNADLSGITGEKDLVVSKVIHKAVLDVNESGTEAAAVTTMELRFRSAHLPPPLTISYNRPFLVIIVHLPTQSILFIGKILNPTKK; this comes from the exons ATGAAGTCCATCATCAACCTCTCCTTGTTACTGACTAGTCTTCAAGTCTGTTGTCATCATCTACCAGGACATGATGGTCACCAAGATGATCATGAAGATAACAATCCACGTGAACATCAGTACACTCTTTCAAGAGAACAGCAGGGACAGAAATCTCCAGTCTATCATAAGATAATTCCCAGTAATGCTGACTTTGCATTCCGGTTCTACAGAAACATTGTTTCAGATCCAGATggcaaaaatattttcttctctcctctcagcATCTCCACAGCTTTTAGTTTGTTGGCATTAGGTGCCAAATCTGAAACCCATGATGAGATTTTTAAAGGACTTGCTTTTGATCTGCTGGAAATTGAGGAGAAGGAAATCCATGAAGGGTTCCACCAGCTCCTTTATGTGCTTAACCAACCAAATAACAAAGCACAGGTGAATTTAGGGAATGGTTTATTTATAGAACCATCACAGAAGTTCCTGCCTGCTTTTTTGGATGATGCCAAAAACTTGTATGGTGCCGATGGTTTTTCTACCAACTTCAGCAACCCCAGTGTGGCTAAAAAGCAGATTGATTATTATGTGCAGAACAAAACGAATGGGAAAATATCCTCTGCACTTAATGAACTTGACCCGAATGCTGTCATGGTTCTTGTAAATTACATCTTCTTCAAAG CTTACTGGGAAAACCCTTTTGACACTCAATCAATCAAGGAAAGAGACTTCTTTGTGGACGCAAATACTACGGTGAAAGTCAAAATGATGCATCGAAAAGGCTACTACAAATTTATCCATGATGAAGATCTTTTTTCCTGGGTAGTGGAACTTCCTTACAAAGGAGATGCTACCGCATTCTTCATTCTTCCAGATGAGGGTAAACTGGAGCATGTGGAAGGTGCCTTGGCAAAAGAAAATCTAAGCAAATGGACACAATCCTTTAGGCATGA GAATATAGGTCTAGTCATCCCAAAATTTTCAGTTTCTGCAACTTATGATGTCAAAGACTTGATGGAAAGAATGGGCGTAACTGCTGTGTTTAATGATAATGCTGATCTGTCTGGAATTACTGGAGAAAAGGACCTGGTGGTTTCAAAG GTTATTCATAAGGCTGTGTTGGATGTTAATGAGAGTGGCACAGAGGCAGCAGCTGTCACCACTATGGAGCTTAGATTCCGTTCTGCTCACCTTCCTCCTCCGCTTACCATCAGTTACAACAGACCATTCCTGGTGATAATTGTTCATCTACCAACACAGAGTATCCTCTTCATTGGGAAGATTCTGAACCCTaccaaaaaataa